In Nocardia sp. NBC_01327, the genomic stretch GTTGAACCGAGTGCGACAGCTGCCCAGTAGCGCTGGTCGGGGTCGTTGCTGTCGGCGGCCTCGCACAGTCGCGGGATGATGTCGGGGGTGAAAGTGGCCAGGGCACTGGAGATGTAGCCGATGCGGTAGTAGCGGCGGTTGTCGAATTCGTCCCACAGTGCGGCCAGGGCTGCCTCGCCGCCGATCATGCCGAGGGCCTCGGCGGTGCGTTCGCGCATGCCTGCGATCGAGTCGCTCAGCCCGGGAATGAGTGCGGGGGCGACGGATTCGTCGCCGAGTATGCCCAGCGCGATCACCGCTTGCTCGCGAGCGATTTCCTGTGGGTGGTCCAGCATGGCGACCAAGCCGGGAACCGCCTCGCGGAAGCCGAGCGCCGCGCAGCCCATCGCCGCCCACGCCTGGCAGTTGTATCGAGTGTCGGCCAGGGACGCGAGCAGCGGGGCCTTCAGGCTGTCGTCGCCGAAGACCGCGGCCCGGTTCAGCGCCAGGCTGTAGAGCGCCACTTGGTAGTCGCGATAGTCGCGCACCAGCGCGCACAGTACTTCTTTGGCGGATGCGTCGCCCTCAGCAGCCCGCGCGAGCAGGAGCCGCAGGTTTTCCTTGCGGGTCTCGAGATCGCCGTCTTTGAGCAGTCGCGCATCAGCTGGGTTCACCGCCCAACGGTACCTGGCGGCGAACCGGTCTCCCCGGCCGCGCTTCGGGTGGTCAGCGCCACCCGAAGCACGTGAACCGGGACGGTGACTCCCCTATCCGAGATCTCCCAGTGCGCCCATGGTTTCGCGATAGGCGAGCAGGTGTTCCAGGAACGGAAGTTCGTTGTGCTCACGCAGGCGCCGCAGCGAGCCGGTGTCGGTCATGAGATCGGGGGTCGGGGACAGGTCCAGCTCGTCGAACAGAATCACCTGCAGTTCGAGCTCGGAGTAGAGGTCGACGTCTCTGCCGACGACTGCGCATGCTGCGCGGTGGTGGGAAGCCGCCTCGTTCAGCAATTGCTGACGGTCGGCCGGTGGTGTCGAGATCAGAGCCGATGGACCGCAAACGGGTTCGCTCATGCCCTTCATCAATACTCCGCATTCCCCCCGAAAAGGCAGCGACACGCACGGCACCCCCGCCCACACTCGATCCGGACGCTCGGGACCGAGGGCCATTACAGAGCTGTGACCTGCAAAAACGACGACTGGGCCCCAACCTCGTGTGGTAGCCGGAGAGACTGTGGCCTACCGTGATTGGGGTCGGCATCTGCCGGTTGAGGATTGTTCTCGAATTTCGGCGGAGTACAAGGCGGAGACGATGACGGACATGCGCGGGCGCAGATCACTGATAGTGATGTCGACTGCATTGGCGGCGGTCGCCATACTTATCGGCGCGTGCAGCAGCTCCAACTCGGGCACATCCACCCCGACGGGGTCCGCGATCACGGCCCCGGCGAAGGTCGATGTCCCCGCGGCCGACCACGGCCCGGTCAACCCGTCCGTACCGATTGTGGTGAACGCGACCGATGGACTGCTCATCAGCGTGACCGTCACCAATACGGCCGATGGCAAGGCCATCGCCGGTGACCTCGCGCAGGACCGGCGGAGCTGGACATCGAAGGACCCGCTCGGTTACGGCGCGAGTTACCTCGTGACCACGAAGGCAGCCAACAGCGTCGACGTGACGAGCGACAGCACCGCGACGGTCACCACCATCACTCCCCAGAAAACGGCCTACGCCAACGTCGTTCCGGCGCCCGATGTGGTGAGCAATACCGGGATCGGCGTCGGCCAGCCGATGGTGTTCCAGTTCACCCAGGCGGTCGCCAATAAGGCTGAGGTGCAAAAACATCTGAAGGTGACGGTCACTCCCGACCAGCCGGGCGCCTGGTACTGGGTCGACGACAAGGACGTGCACTACCGCGCCGCCAACTACTGGCAGCCGGGCACCAAGATCCATATCGAAGCCGATGTACTCGGGGTCGATCTGGGCGGCGGCGTATTCGGCGCGGAGGACAACAGCGCGGACTACACCGTCCACGATGCCTGGGTCGCCAAGGCCGACGGAAATACCGAGCAGCTGACCATCTTCGACAACGGCCAGCAGGTGAATCAGATGCCGATGAGCCTCGGCTCCCCCGGCTTCCCCTCGCACGAGGGCCCGCACGTCATTTCCGACAAGCAGCCCTCGATTGTCATGGACTCCTGCACCTACGGCGTGTGCGCAGGTCAGGCCGGCTACTACAAGGAGACCGTGGCACTGGACGAACGCATCTCCAATGACGGCGAATTCGTCCACTCCGCCCCCTGGTCGGTCGGCCAGCAGGGCAGTAGCAATGTCTCGCACGGCTGCGTCAATCTCGCGCCCGCCAATGCCCAGTGGTTCTTCGACCACTTCGGGATCGGCGACGTCGTGGAGATCACCAACTCCGGCGGCCCGACACTTCCGGTGTGGGACACGTACGGTGACTGGGAAGTCCCGTGGCAGCAGTGGCAAGCAGGCAACGCGGGCAGCTGAACACCCTGCCGATAAGGAACATTCGTTGCGCTGGATGGAATCGCGAGATATGTCGATCATGAGAACACTGCCCCTGCTCACCGCCGCCGCACTGGCGGCCGGAGGCCTGGGCCTGAGTGCGACGGCCACCGCCACCGCCGCGCCGGCCGATTGCCTGTGGGCGAGCGCCGCCCATCCGCAGGGTGAGACGGTCGTGGCCGGCGGTTCGAACTTCACCTGCACCACCGATGCCGCAGGTCCGCATTGGGCCCAGGGGCAGGCGACGAGCCAGCCGAGCACCGTGCCCACTCCGGGCGCCGACTCGAATCCGGCGGGACTGTTCAGCGCCGGCGCACGCCAGCCCGGCACCGATTACGACGACGACTGTGTCGGCGATCAACTGGTCATGGGCGTGCAATACACCTTCGAGGCGGTTGCGGAGGGTGGCGGCGTGTACTGGAAGTCCGTCGGCCCGATCTCGCAGTGGACCTTCGACCCGGGCGTGAACTGGCCGACCGAATCATCGCGGGACGCATTGCTCGCCTGCCACGCGGGCTCGATGCAGTAACAGCAGTTCCACCACTGCCCGGCCGACCAGGCCGGGCAGTTGCGTTTCACGCAACTATTCCTTGCTGATGTTGCGCTGCAGGTCATGGCCCGGCGGGTCGATACTGATGATGGTCCGCCACCCGCTACGGGCAGTGCCGACCGCAACCCATCAGACAAGGAGCTCAATCATGCCCAGAATCGTGCGTCCGACCGCCTACGGAACACCCGATGTGCTCACCGTGATCGAGGTGCCGACGCCGCACGCGGCCGCCGGTGACGTGGTCGTCGAAGTCCGTGCCGCAGGGGTCAATCCGATCGACTGGAAGCTCTACAGCGGTGCTTTCCACGCCGTGGACGAGGACCATAAGGACGCCGCCGGGATCGCCGCATCGATGCCCTCGCTCGGCCTGGAGTGCGCGGGCGTCGTCACCGAAGTCGGCGCGGATGTCACCGACGTACGGGTCGGGGACGAGGTCATCGTGTATCCCGTGACGGCCGCCTACGCCGACTACGTCACGGCTCCGGCTACATCGATCTTCCCCAAGCCCGCCGAAATCGACTGGGCCCGAGCCGGATCGCTCATGCTGACCGGCACCACCGCCGTGCACGCCCTGCACGCCGCCGGTGTGGGCGCCGGGGATACGGTGCTCGTCCACGGCGCGGCCGGCGGGGTCGGCCTGATGGGCGTGCAGCTGGCCACCGCCGCGGGCGCGACGGTGATCGCCACCGCCGCCGAGCGCAACCACGCACTGCTGCGCGAACTCGGCGCCGTCCCCGTCGTCTACGGCACCGGTCTCGCCGACCGGGTGAACTCCGCTGCGCCGCAGGGAATCACCGCCGCCGTCGACTTCGCCGGTACCGATGAGGCGCTCGCCGTCTCACTGGAGTTGGTGGCCGATCGCACCCGGATCGCCTCGATCGCCGGGTCTCCACGACGCGCAGAAGCAGGCATCAAGGTGCTCGGCTACGGACCGGGGCAGGACGCGGGCACCGAGGTTCGCTCCGCCGCCCGTGGCGACCTCGTCGAGCAGGCAGGCTCCGGCGCGCTGCGGGTCCTGGTCGATACCACCTTCCCGCTCGACCAGGCCGCGAAAGCCCATGAGGTCGGCATCTCAGGACACGGACCCGGCAAGCTGGTGCTGATTCCCTGACCGGCATCTCCATGAGGATTCCGGCGGCTCGCGACAATCATCTGTCCGGCCGTGCCATACCGGCCGGCCGCTGAAGCGACTTGAATTCCGGCGGTGGATTGCCGACCGGAAGGTGTGCGACTGATGGGATCGGGTAGCCGACTGCGCGGATTGGGCGTGCTCACCGCGGTGGCGCTGGCAATGGTGTCCACGGCGGCGGTGGCGGTGGCCGATGCGCCCGGGCGCAGTGAGCGGGTCGTGGAAAGCTGGGGTGGGGTCGAGGTTCGTGAGGTCACGCTGGACAGTCCGATGCTGCCCGCGGCGGGTGCGCATCCGGCCGAGTGCGACAGGATCAGCTATCTGCGGTATCGGCTCACCGATGGACCGGAGGACCCCGAGCGAGCCGACGCGGTGCTGGTGATGCAGCCCGGAGCGACCGGGAGCGCCTACTCCATGGACCGGGTGGCGCGAAATACCTTGCACCAGCTCGCGAATCGGGGAAAGAAAGCCGAATGGTGGTCCCTGGCGAGGCGCGGGATATGCCAGCAGGACAATACGGGAATCGATGCGGCGCGAGCAGCCGGGGACTACCGGCTGGCGATCGACTATTACTACAACGGCGCAGTTCCCCAGACCTTCAATGCGGTATCCATTCTGGGCCTGGCCGCACAGTTCGAGCCCGACGCCGAATCCGATGTACTGAAGCGCCTGCCGGTCACCTGGGGGCTGGACAGTACGTTCCGGGTCGGCGGCTCCGATTCCTGGTCCGACTTCCTCACCGGCGCAAAGAATCTGCGGAATTTCCGTTTCACCAACCGCGCGGCCTTCGGGCAGATTCTCAGCAAGAACGGTATGAATATCGGCCTGGACCAGGTCAGTCTGGGCGCGCTGGACGGTGGTCCGGTGGAGGAGAAGACCTTTCCGCTGCCGGACGGGCTGCAGCACATTCCGCTGCTCGGCCTCGGCGTCGGCGGCGTCACCGGACCCGAGAAGCGCATCGGGCCGACCGACCCGTCGGCGCTCTACACCTGGGACGACTACCGCCACACGCCCACGACCTTCTACACCGACGCCTCCAAGGAGGTGGTCGATATCGACGACTTCGCCCGAATGGTCAGTGGCCCCTTGGGATTCACCGAATGGTACTTCCCCACCCGCGTGCTCTACGACACCTTCCTGGCGCTGGCGGGCAGCCGCACCGGCTCACTGTCGAATATCACATACAACGCGGAAGTGAGGCAGAAGCCGATGGTGACCATCAACGGGACCGACAGCGTGGTGCGCGACTTCCTCGACGCCCAGGACATCGCCGCCTCCCTCATCGCGACCGCCCCGCACTTCCAGCGGGTCCTCATCCCCCACTACACCCATATCGACACGCTGGCCGGGGCCGAGGTCCAGAACGACGGCAGCCCCGATCCGGTCGGTGTGGCCATTGCCGATTTCACCGCCGGAACGGTGCGGCCGCACTAGACCTCGATCTTGTCCGCAACTGTCAAACCTTTGGCCGATGGCGAGGTCCTCGAACGTGGCTCCGGCGCATTGAATCGAGAGGTGGATCACCATCGCGGATCCGGTCGATCCACTCGGGTTTCAGGAGGTTCAGGTGCGCACAATCCGTCGAATTCGTGGACTGGCCGCGGTGCCGGCGGCGGTGCTTCTCGCGCTGGGGGCGAGCGCAATAGCACCGGCACATGCTGATGACATTCTCGCGCCGCAGCCGCCGGACCCGTCCTACGTTTTCACCGAATTCGCCGACCTGTTCTCCGGCACCGCCGCAGATCTGCTGGCGCCCGGGCAGCTCCAATACTTCGTCAGCGCAGGCATTCTGACCAACACGGGCAGACTGGCCGAGCCCTTCGCGGACCTCGCCGAGCCGGAGACCTGGCATACCCCGCAGGGCGCGGCGGCGGGTGCGGCGGCGGCGCAGAAGTTCTGGGACACGCTCTCGCATGTGCCCCCGTTCGCCCTCGGCCTCCCCACCCATCCGGCCTATATCCCGGACTGGAATCACAACGGCCGGTTCGGGATCGCCGACGTGGACGATGCACTGCACGACGACGACTACGACAACCCCGACTACGCGCAGGCGCAGTTCCGGCTGCCGTGCCAGAACTCCGACGGCACCGTGTGGTTCGAGACCCTCGACGGTTCCTGTGCCGCAGGCGATTCCGGCGCACAGTTCACGCTCGGCACGGTCGAGAAGTTCCGGATGATCGACGCACGCGGAATCTCGCTGGCCGGTCGCGCCTACTTTCCCGCGGGCGTGGACCCCGACCACCCGGACGCCACGAAATACCCGGTGACGGTGGGGTTTCCGGGTGCGGCCGAACACGAGAGCGATGTCGGCATGTACGCGGAGGGCGCGGCCAGGGACGGATTCGTCAGCTTCGTCTTCTCCCAGGCCGGACAGCCCGGCAGTGACGGCAACGCACTCGATCTGATCACTCCGCTGCTGCAACTGG encodes the following:
- a CDS encoding HEAT repeat domain-containing protein, which codes for MNPADARLLKDGDLETRKENLRLLLARAAEGDASAKEVLCALVRDYRDYQVALYSLALNRAAVFGDDSLKAPLLASLADTRYNCQAWAAMGCAALGFREAVPGLVAMLDHPQEIAREQAVIALGILGDESVAPALIPGLSDSIAGMRERTAEALGMIGGEAALAALWDEFDNRRYYRIGYISSALATFTPDIIPRLCEAADSNDPDQRYWAAVALGSTGDDRAVPTLERLMAHDRGSTVFDGMVSVAAKKALRTLRRIQAAIAARAVS
- a CDS encoding Ig-like domain-containing protein, yielding MRGRRSLIVMSTALAAVAILIGACSSSNSGTSTPTGSAITAPAKVDVPAADHGPVNPSVPIVVNATDGLLISVTVTNTADGKAIAGDLAQDRRSWTSKDPLGYGASYLVTTKAANSVDVTSDSTATVTTITPQKTAYANVVPAPDVVSNTGIGVGQPMVFQFTQAVANKAEVQKHLKVTVTPDQPGAWYWVDDKDVHYRAANYWQPGTKIHIEADVLGVDLGGGVFGAEDNSADYTVHDAWVAKADGNTEQLTIFDNGQQVNQMPMSLGSPGFPSHEGPHVISDKQPSIVMDSCTYGVCAGQAGYYKETVALDERISNDGEFVHSAPWSVGQQGSSNVSHGCVNLAPANAQWFFDHFGIGDVVEITNSGGPTLPVWDTYGDWEVPWQQWQAGNAGS
- a CDS encoding NADP-dependent oxidoreductase; its protein translation is MPRIVRPTAYGTPDVLTVIEVPTPHAAAGDVVVEVRAAGVNPIDWKLYSGAFHAVDEDHKDAAGIAASMPSLGLECAGVVTEVGADVTDVRVGDEVIVYPVTAAYADYVTAPATSIFPKPAEIDWARAGSLMLTGTTAVHALHAAGVGAGDTVLVHGAAGGVGLMGVQLATAAGATVIATAAERNHALLRELGAVPVVYGTGLADRVNSAAPQGITAAVDFAGTDEALAVSLELVADRTRIASIAGSPRRAEAGIKVLGYGPGQDAGTEVRSAARGDLVEQAGSGALRVLVDTTFPLDQAAKAHEVGISGHGPGKLVLIP